A single region of the Bacteroides luhongzhouii genome encodes:
- a CDS encoding GGGtGRT protein codes for MIREVKFESQDRRIKGIIEALNTNGIKDIEEANAICEAAGLDPYKTCEETQPICFENAKWAYVVGTAIALKKNCTNAAEAAEAIGIGLQAFCIPGSVADDRKVGIGHGNLAAMLLREETKCFAFLAGHESFAAAEGAIKIAAKADKVRKEPLRCILNGLGKDAAQIISRINGFTYVQTQFDYFTGELKVVREIAYSDGPRAKVKCYGADDVREGVAIMWKEGVDVSITGNSTNPTRFQHPVAGTYKKERVLAGKPYFSVASGGGTGRTLHPDNMAAGPASYGMTDTMGRMHSDAQFAGSSSVPAHVEMMGFLGIGNNPMVGCTVACAVDVAQALSK; via the coding sequence ATGATTAGAGAAGTAAAATTCGAAAGCCAAGACCGTCGTATCAAAGGTATCATTGAAGCCTTGAACACTAACGGCATCAAAGACATCGAAGAAGCTAACGCTATCTGCGAAGCTGCCGGACTTGATCCTTATAAAACGTGTGAAGAAACTCAGCCTATCTGTTTTGAAAACGCAAAATGGGCTTATGTAGTAGGTACTGCTATTGCTCTTAAGAAAAACTGCACAAATGCTGCTGAAGCTGCTGAAGCTATCGGTATCGGTCTGCAAGCATTCTGCATCCCGGGCTCTGTAGCTGACGACCGTAAGGTTGGTATCGGCCATGGTAACCTCGCTGCTATGTTGCTACGCGAAGAAACTAAATGTTTCGCTTTCCTGGCAGGTCACGAATCTTTCGCTGCTGCTGAAGGTGCTATCAAAATCGCTGCCAAAGCAGACAAAGTACGTAAAGAACCGTTGCGTTGTATCTTGAACGGTCTTGGAAAAGACGCTGCTCAGATCATCTCCCGTATCAACGGCTTTACATACGTTCAGACTCAATTTGATTACTTTACAGGTGAACTGAAAGTTGTTCGCGAAATCGCTTACTCTGACGGTCCTCGTGCAAAAGTAAAATGTTATGGTGCTGACGACGTTCGCGAAGGTGTAGCTATCATGTGGAAAGAAGGTGTAGACGTATCTATCACAGGTAACTCTACTAACCCGACTCGTTTCCAACATCCAGTTGCAGGTACTTACAAGAAAGAACGTGTTCTTGCTGGCAAACCATATTTCTCTGTAGCTTCCGGTGGTGGTACAGGCCGTACTCTTCACCCGGATAACATGGCTGCAGGTCCTGCTTCATACGGTATGACAGACACAATGGGTCGTATGCACTCAGACGCTCAGTTCGCTGGTTCTTCATCAGTTCCTGCTCACGTAGAAATGATGGGATTCTTGGGAATTGGTAACAACCCGATGGTAGGTTGTACAGTAGCTTGTGCTGTAGACGTAGCTCAGGCTTTGAGTAAGTAA
- a CDS encoding iron-sulfur cluster assembly scaffold protein, which yields MTYSHEVEHMCVVKKGPNHGPAPIPEEGKWVKSKEIVDISGLTHGIGWCAPQQGACKLTLNVKEGIIQEALVETIGCSGMTHSAAMAAEILPGKTILEALNTDLVCDAINTAMRELFLQIVYGRTQSAFSEGGLIIGAGLEDLGKGLRSQVGTLYGTLAKGPRYLEMAEGYIKQIFLDKNDEICGYEFVHMGKFMDEIKKGTDANEALKKVTGTYGRVTAEQGAVKSIDPRHE from the coding sequence ATGACTTATTCACACGAAGTGGAACACATGTGTGTTGTAAAGAAGGGTCCTAACCACGGACCGGCTCCCATACCCGAAGAAGGCAAATGGGTAAAATCTAAAGAAATCGTTGATATTTCTGGTTTGACACACGGTATCGGTTGGTGCGCTCCTCAACAAGGTGCTTGTAAACTGACACTGAACGTTAAAGAAGGTATCATTCAGGAAGCTTTAGTTGAAACTATCGGATGTTCCGGTATGACTCACTCTGCAGCTATGGCTGCTGAAATTCTTCCGGGAAAAACGATCCTTGAAGCATTGAACACTGACCTTGTTTGCGACGCCATCAACACAGCAATGCGCGAACTTTTCTTGCAAATCGTATACGGACGTACTCAATCAGCTTTCTCTGAAGGTGGTTTGATTATCGGCGCAGGTTTGGAAGACTTGGGTAAAGGTCTGCGTAGCCAGGTAGGTACTCTTTATGGTACTTTGGCTAAAGGTCCTCGTTACCTTGAAATGGCAGAAGGTTATATCAAACAAATCTTCTTGGACAAGAACGACGAAATCTGCGGATACGAATTCGTACACATGGGTAAGTTCATGGACGAAATCAAGAAAGGTACTGATGCTAACGAAGCTTTGAAGAAAGTTACAGGTACTTATGGACGCGTAACAGCAGAACAGGGAGCAGTTAAATCTATTGATCCACGTCACGAATAA
- a CDS encoding FKBP-type peptidyl-prolyl cis-trans isomerase produces the protein MGKKKEYKEANRRFLKNLSFQEGVFALPCGIYYKVLETGEGTISPGARSIVTVHYKGSLIDGRVFDNSYERTCPDALRLSDVIEGWQVALQRMHVGDKWVIYIPYAMGYGIKSFDSIPAYSTLIFEVELLGVA, from the coding sequence ATGGGGAAAAAGAAAGAATACAAAGAGGCCAATCGGCGATTTCTGAAAAACCTGTCTTTTCAGGAAGGCGTTTTTGCGTTGCCGTGTGGAATTTATTACAAAGTTTTGGAGACTGGCGAAGGTACGATTTCTCCGGGTGCGCGGAGTATCGTTACCGTGCATTATAAAGGAAGTCTGATTGATGGCCGGGTATTTGATAATTCTTATGAACGTACTTGTCCCGATGCCTTACGTCTTAGTGATGTAATAGAAGGGTGGCAGGTAGCACTTCAGAGAATGCACGTTGGAGATAAATGGGTAATCTATATACCTTATGCAATGGGATACGGTATTAAATCGTTTGATTCTATTCCTGCTTACTCAACATTGATATTTGAAGTGGAACTGCTTGGAGTTGCATAG
- a CDS encoding DUF1622 domain-containing protein, with protein MLLTFLNTLATIISVISLLIVTYGVLVGFVAFLRNEIKRFNGTYTINNIRQLRADFGSYLLLGLEFLIASDILKTVVDPTLDELAILGGVVVVRTVLSVFLNKEIKELAEDGSSKEIKEV; from the coding sequence ATGCTACTCACATTCTTAAATACACTCGCCACTATCATCAGTGTCATCAGTCTACTGATTGTGACCTATGGTGTGCTCGTTGGTTTTGTAGCCTTCCTGCGCAATGAGATAAAACGGTTCAACGGAACTTATACTATTAATAATATCCGGCAGCTTAGGGCGGATTTCGGCAGTTATCTCTTACTGGGACTGGAATTTCTAATCGCATCCGACATACTGAAAACTGTAGTTGATCCTACTTTGGATGAACTGGCGATCTTGGGTGGAGTTGTTGTAGTAAGAACTGTACTTTCTGTGTTTTTGAATAAAGAGATTAAAGAACTGGCAGAAGATGGTTCATCTAAGGAAATAAAGGAAGTATAA
- a CDS encoding HsmA family protein gives MELNQIDIHYLIAAICVISSALVFYTIGVWGERLQRKLKFWHIIFFLLGLLADTVGTSLMEHIAELTHLHDEMHTVTGVIAILLMFVHALWAIWTYVKGTPIEKRHFNRFSIVVWCIWLIPYLIGVYLGMRL, from the coding sequence ATGGAACTAAATCAGATAGATATACATTATTTAATAGCGGCAATTTGTGTTATTTCATCTGCGCTTGTGTTTTATACGATAGGTGTTTGGGGAGAACGTCTTCAAAGGAAATTAAAGTTTTGGCATATCATTTTCTTTCTTCTCGGGTTGCTGGCCGATACAGTTGGCACAAGCCTGATGGAGCATATTGCCGAACTGACTCATCTGCATGACGAAATGCATACGGTGACAGGGGTAATTGCTATTCTTCTGATGTTTGTACATGCTTTATGGGCGATATGGACCTATGTGAAGGGAACACCTATAGAAAAGAGGCATTTTAATCGTTTCAGTATTGTGGTTTGGTGCATTTGGCTTATACCTTATTTAATAGGTGTTTATTTGGGGATGCGATTATAA